In Wolbachia endosymbiont of Spodoptera picta, a single window of DNA contains:
- a CDS encoding ankyrin repeat domain-containing protein has protein sequence MIGNLTYEDVKKFVTDNPNIAAQEFGEKLKQSGPTDAKICDLFMDILRSGKSSILNDYDTFLKIVELLAKSNIKIDIRDTTSKTVLDYAVSGEKPNVIKIFLDSDKFDQERKSNALLTAVNEGKVQEFEIFLDYIDHTKILEVLNTAPHNESTEVMKILLNNKRFTGEEKVQALSNASVDGDLPKVKLLLKYMIGIPEDGIRNLLKIIEEGKLSLREQLQIDSEFKVDFSNSDHNKYLSSCVIIALLRSAINKKEKQNTPDGAESNVSNTSTGLTLNNDDIRNLCLDIDRVTKQDSTVTSFEDLQKRLRRKGINLQSKCEKNAVLEYAIKDQNLNVIKFLLQNGMTIINAIGQEGRYYVSKIEGDKPILCFVFSYTDDDNAEILSTLLQSVNAEQSKLDPESELYRLYQQLKDDAFCTASSKKNSVAATALIQNDREIIVPHGSATNKEQETFHIETNSVSNSNRNVISRPVATVLPVSTNGNNNKNEAPVSTRTGPTVTPNNDKKANGFVEAQFSPPHEKETKYKKSKESFYASLRSDVVGVVIAGLFVAAAVMVPSLAGALVCSVLAILVVIVTGLHVKNSTLPSYRAMEENKVEHINPSMQTL, from the coding sequence ATGATCGGTAATTTAACTTATGAAGATGTAAAGAAATTTGTAACTGATAATCCTAATATAGCTGCTCAGGAATTTGGTGAGAAGCTAAAACAAAGTGGGCCAACAGATGCAAAGATTTGTGATTTGTTTATGGATATTCTTCGCTCAGGGAAAAGCAGTATTTTAAATGATTATGATACATTTCTAAAAATTGTTGAATTGCTCGCAAAGTCAAATATTAAAATTGATATTAGAGATACTACTTCTAAAACTGTATTAGATTACGCTGTGTCAGGTGAAAAACCTAACGTTATAAAGATATTTTTGGATAGCGATAAATTTGATCAAGAAAGAAAATCGAATGCTTTGTTGACCGCCGTTAATGAAGGTAAAGTTCAAGAGTTTGAGATATTTTTAGATTACATAGATCATACGAAAATACTAGAGGTTCTTAACACAGCTCCTCACAATGAGAGCACTGAAGTTATGAAGATACTCTTGAATAACAAAAGATTTACTGGAGAAGAGAAAGTTCAGGCTTTGAGTAATGCCTCTGTAGATGGCGACCTACCAAAAGTTAAGTTACTTTTAAAGTATATGATAGGTATACCAGAAGATGGTATAAGAAATCTTCTAAAAATAATTGAAGAAGGGAAATTATCACTCAGAGAACAACTTCAAATAGATTCTGAGTTTAAAGTCGACTTCAGCAATTCTGATCACAATAAATATCTCTCAAGCTGTGTAATAATTGCACTGCTTAGATCAGCAATAAACAAAAAAGAGAAGCAAAACACACCTGATGGAGCAGAGTCCAATGTCAGTAATACAAGCACTGGTCTCACGCTAAATAATGATGACATTAGGAATCTGTGTCTTGATATAGATAGGGTTACAAAACAGGATAGCACAGTTACTAGTTTTGAAGATTTGCAAAAAAGGTTAAGAAGGAAGGGAATTAATCTTCAGAGCAAATGTGAAAAAAATGCTGTGCTAGAATATGCAATTAAAGATCAAAATTTGAACGTTATAAAATTTCTCTTACAAAATGGAATGACCATCATCAATGCAATCGGTCAAGAAGGAAGGTATTACGTTAGCAAAATTGAAGGAGACAAACCTATATTATGCTTTGTTTTCTCTTACACTGATGATGACAATGCTGAGATTCTGAGCACGTTACTGCAAAGTGTTAATGCAGAGCAATCAAAACTAGATCCTGAAAGTGAATTGTACAGATTATATCAACAGTTAAAGGATGATGCATTCTGCACTGCTTCTTCAAAAAAGAATTCTGTGGCAGCAACAGCACTGATACAAAATGATCGAGAAATAATTGTGCCGCATGGATCAGCAACAAATAAGGAACAAGAAACATTCCACATAGAAACAAATAGTGTATCCAATAGTAATAGAAATGTTATTAGTAGACCTGTAGCAACAGTGCTCCCTGTTAGTACTAATGGTAATAATAACAAAAATGAAGCACCTGTATCAACAAGGACTGGCCCAACTGTCACACCAAATAATGATAAGAAAGCTAACGGCTTTGTAGAGGCTCAATTTTCTCCACCACATGAAAAAGAAACTAAATACAAAAAAAGTAAGGAGAGTTTTTACGCCTCATTAAGGAGTGATGTTGTTGGAGTTGTTATTGCAGGATTGTTTGTTGCTGCTGCTGTGATGGTTCCATCTTTAGCTGGTGCATTAGTTTGCAGTGTCCTAGCTATTTTAGTTGTAATAGTAACTGGATTACATGTAAAAAATTCTACACTGCCAAGTTATAGAGCAATGGAAGAAAATAAGGTTGAGCATATAAACCCAAGCATGCAAACGCTGTAA
- the glpX gene encoding class II fructose-bisphosphatase, producing the protein MEDLAYKLVKVTEAAALAAYKLAGLGNEKKADQVAVDAMRTVLNSMEINGTIVIGEGERDEAPMLYIGEKVGTGSGPEIDIAADPLEGTTICAHYKQGAMSVLAATKKGNFLHAPDVYMEKIAVGKNLPEGVVSLKNRIEKNLDNLAKAKRCKASDLIVTVLKRERHDELIAKIRKLGAKVKLIDDGDVAAIVSLINGNHDMYIGTGGAPEGVLAAAALSSIGGQIEGRLIFDTDQLKERAKNLNITDPEKIYTVKDMARSESVFIATGVTNGEFVDGVKFGQDICLTNSLIILPGKVIKIQTKSIS; encoded by the coding sequence ATAGAAGATTTAGCCTATAAGTTAGTGAAAGTAACCGAAGCTGCAGCACTTGCTGCATATAAATTGGCAGGCCTTGGTAATGAAAAAAAGGCCGATCAGGTTGCAGTTGATGCAATGCGTACGGTGCTAAACTCAATGGAAATAAATGGTACAATTGTGATTGGGGAAGGGGAGAGGGACGAAGCACCGATGCTATATATCGGAGAAAAAGTTGGCACAGGAAGTGGCCCTGAGATTGACATCGCTGCTGATCCACTTGAAGGCACTACGATTTGCGCTCATTATAAACAAGGGGCAATGTCTGTTCTTGCTGCAACAAAAAAAGGTAATTTTTTACATGCACCTGATGTTTATATGGAAAAGATAGCAGTGGGAAAAAATCTCCCAGAGGGTGTAGTCTCACTAAAAAATAGGATTGAGAAGAATCTGGACAATTTAGCCAAGGCAAAAAGATGTAAAGCAAGTGATCTTATAGTAACTGTACTTAAACGTGAAAGACATGATGAATTAATAGCAAAAATTAGGAAGCTAGGAGCAAAAGTGAAATTAATAGATGATGGTGATGTTGCAGCCATAGTTTCGCTAATAAATGGCAATCACGATATGTATATCGGCACAGGAGGAGCTCCAGAAGGAGTGCTTGCAGCAGCAGCGCTAAGCTCAATCGGTGGGCAGATAGAAGGAAGATTAATATTTGACACGGATCAATTAAAAGAAAGAGCAAAAAATTTGAATATCACTGACCCAGAAAAAATCTACACCGTGAAAGACATGGCAAGAAGTGAATCAGTATTCATTGCAACTGGAGTAACAAATGGAGAGTTTGTGGATGGAGTAAAGTTTGGCCAAGATATTTGTCTGACTAATTCATTAATAATATTGCCTGGTAAAGTAATAAAAATACAAACAAAATCAATATCTTAA
- a CDS encoding crossover junction endodeoxyribonuclease RuvC has protein sequence MSILTLDLGKQTGWAILTDGVIESGSKSFHGSRFSGGGMCFLNFRNWLNSLKHEFTAVYFEEVRRHLGTDAAHCYGGFLAVLSAWCEEHHVPYKGVNVKTIKRFVTGKGNASKSEVIEAIREKGFAPRDDNEADALALMFYVMNLSKDFNISRMP, from the coding sequence ATGTCAATCTTAACACTCGACCTCGGCAAACAAACGGGCTGGGCAATTCTTACAGATGGAGTAATTGAAAGTGGGAGCAAAAGTTTTCATGGTAGCCGTTTCAGTGGAGGTGGAATGTGCTTCTTAAATTTTCGTAATTGGCTTAATTCTTTGAAACATGAGTTCACTGCAGTGTATTTTGAGGAAGTAAGAAGACATCTAGGAACTGATGCAGCCCATTGCTATGGCGGTTTTCTTGCAGTGTTGTCTGCTTGGTGTGAAGAACATCATGTGCCATACAAAGGTGTTAATGTTAAAACTATAAAACGCTTTGTAACAGGCAAAGGTAATGCAAGTAAGAGTGAAGTTATTGAAGCGATACGTGAAAAAGGTTTTGCACCTAGAGATGATAATGAGGCCGATGCTTTGGCATTAATGTTTTACGTTATGAATCTTAGTAAAGATTTTAACATATCAAGAATGCCATAA
- a CDS encoding ankyrin repeat domain-containing protein, with protein MLKLKTSDAFDKIQEDIVEIIQYYIQKEYDRSVDGASIVEALVLDKYSQKIHGKVAQYGKRSYNIIDLYENIGIVTGKEDSLIYYEKRDKSSQYGYRRLFICEKLRKVYDEVKTTSTEFEDYVYTLDQQSFVNTVEEVFSIVNEEIQIPSRGKWNNLVEQVRSHIEKEAESLFKEIKFLHRKRKTSLLCRQESLITAEKRKPISARDTAASIKRLKKSEKNLEYMSLVKDSLVKLQDLAYYSKVEKIFKSHTEEIFQEYKKSFELHYNDTKKTDGFQLSIKGINQSFFSIKRFKSKLKKQKLKDVCPAVDDFTGRQEQVKRICQELQKEKGAVVVITGKYGMGKTQLARKCAEESRESYSHIYEIEDSNMLPIERRFSSLTKRKLGIYMEEKKSLIGSKKCLIICHNAKREDIEEVLEVEDRVGFDFLFTFPDQPCKGVVEVALDAFEEDQAVQLTKRILGIVDKSQDEQIKVFVKRLEGFPLAIKLAAAYIRNSKLSNSKEAFGIHEYLIKYEDLDQVIPKNNKQDKYDRVLLVTTGISMEVMEKKNGGVLFRCLKVMAHLGNSYIDPDMFLVLVELESTFKLMENYSLLDIEMIGRKKMYVIHESIKEAIRSQIAEDQKEDILLTAVEIFEDEFSNLLEKTDTLHLIALVDYLGNYNTFKEEEPFVIRSITRLHLEGEYKEVVRLSTRILPIIESSTENSLKIRYLRALALVALEDCSGLKELFELRKSSYRGYFEQMLLDHFIVITYTIEEKYDCALDYLRSCASLLSVSDNLSSRLATLSIDLARVFVMKEEYLCAFTVLYYVEHFKVEFNSTGKDNFYQDFFKNHDLLYFSYLKYTRILGKLYSIQDEKYFYLTTTSPHINLHKLNSSILQECLFDILKYQKQSPFILRSPFIEKMISMKDKRNLLDEVLTEFNNLISSGELYESNHIGFYKNLIQLSVGYAYLGKKGASQELKNMQELQERRIGLNHLGTTQKMSTESERKKCLEKEIEKKSFLPQSKVVDFAVGNTLYEDSVNLYCRNSISFLHYVVTASSDIIEYLTDKWANMNLKFSSLLNIIPSLLERGACINLQDKRGRGVLHYAVIAGHLNIVKYFVEKGANVNLQDRNGVSPLQYAVIAGRLDIIEYLLEQGATMNLEYKDLLRYCIAIHDQNIKAQSIMSSGPCSSDLKVQSHRKQQKTTIHLGKSKKRRLENTSAISNENTPNIQLLQDNVSDTSMQFEDLDHRMQGDICNKLEEKVNSQLENSDSQQLVDNRYWCMQ; from the coding sequence ATGCTTAAGCTTAAAACATCAGATGCTTTTGACAAGATACAAGAGGATATTGTGGAGATAATTCAATATTATATTCAAAAAGAATATGATAGGAGTGTAGATGGTGCAAGCATAGTTGAAGCTCTTGTTCTAGATAAATATTCACAGAAAATACATGGTAAAGTGGCACAGTATGGAAAGAGGAGTTATAATATCATAGATCTGTATGAAAATATTGGAATTGTAACGGGGAAAGAAGACTCTCTTATCTATTATGAAAAAAGAGATAAATCTAGTCAGTATGGTTATCGTCGTCTTTTTATATGTGAGAAGTTGAGAAAAGTGTATGATGAAGTAAAAACTACAAGTACGGAATTTGAGGATTACGTATATACTTTGGATCAACAAAGCTTTGTAAACACTGTGGAAGAGGTGTTCTCTATTGTTAATGAAGAGATTCAAATACCAAGTAGAGGAAAATGGAATAATCTTGTCGAACAGGTTAGATCACACATTGAGAAAGAAGCAGAGTCTTTATTTAAGGAAATTAAGTTTCTTCATAGAAAAAGAAAAACAAGCCTACTCTGTCGTCAAGAATCTTTAATCACAGCAGAAAAAAGAAAGCCCATTAGTGCTCGAGATACGGCAGCAAGCATAAAGCGGCTAAAAAAATCTGAAAAAAATCTTGAATATATGTCTTTAGTAAAAGACAGTCTAGTAAAGTTACAAGATTTAGCTTATTATTCTAAGGTAGAAAAAATATTTAAAAGCCATACTGAGGAAATTTTTCAAGAGTATAAGAAATCCTTTGAATTACATTATAATGACACAAAAAAAACTGATGGATTTCAGCTTAGTATAAAGGGAATTAATCAATCTTTCTTTTCTATAAAAAGATTTAAATCTAAATTGAAGAAACAGAAGCTTAAAGATGTGTGTCCCGCAGTAGATGACTTTACAGGAAGGCAAGAGCAAGTAAAAAGGATATGTCAAGAACTGCAAAAGGAAAAAGGAGCAGTGGTAGTAATAACTGGTAAATATGGCATGGGCAAAACTCAACTGGCTAGAAAGTGTGCTGAGGAAAGTAGAGAAAGTTATAGCCATATCTATGAGATAGAAGACAGTAACATGTTACCTATAGAGAGGCGTTTTTCTTCTTTAACCAAAAGGAAGTTAGGTATATATATGGAAGAAAAAAAATCACTAATAGGAAGTAAAAAATGTCTAATTATTTGTCATAATGCTAAAAGAGAAGACATAGAAGAGGTTCTAGAGGTAGAGGATCGAGTAGGTTTTGATTTTTTATTCACTTTTCCTGATCAGCCTTGTAAAGGCGTAGTAGAAGTCGCTTTGGATGCTTTTGAAGAAGATCAAGCTGTACAACTTACTAAAAGAATTTTAGGAATAGTAGATAAATCACAAGACGAACAAATAAAAGTATTTGTAAAAAGGCTTGAAGGTTTTCCATTAGCTATAAAGCTAGCAGCAGCTTATATTAGAAATAGTAAGTTAAGTAATTCAAAAGAAGCATTTGGAATTCATGAATATTTAATAAAATATGAAGATCTTGATCAGGTAATTCCAAAAAATAATAAGCAGGACAAATATGATAGGGTTTTATTAGTAACAACAGGCATTTCCATGGAGGTAATGGAAAAGAAAAATGGTGGAGTACTTTTTAGGTGTTTGAAAGTTATGGCTCATTTGGGTAATAGCTACATTGACCCTGATATGTTTTTAGTTTTGGTTGAACTAGAGTCTACTTTCAAATTGATGGAAAATTATTCTCTGCTTGATATAGAAATGATAGGCAGAAAAAAAATGTATGTTATACATGAATCGATAAAAGAAGCCATACGTTCGCAAATCGCTGAAGATCAAAAGGAGGATATACTGCTAACTGCTGTGGAAATATTTGAAGATGAATTTAGCAATTTGTTGGAAAAAACTGATACTTTGCATCTTATAGCCTTAGTCGATTACCTTGGAAACTATAACACTTTTAAAGAAGAAGAGCCTTTTGTGATTAGATCTATCACACGTTTACATTTAGAGGGCGAGTATAAGGAAGTTGTCAGGCTTTCAACAAGAATATTGCCGATTATTGAATCTTCAACGGAAAATTCTTTAAAAATTAGATATTTACGTGCCCTTGCGTTAGTTGCATTAGAAGATTGTTCAGGGTTAAAAGAGCTTTTTGAACTCAGAAAAAGCAGCTACAGGGGTTATTTTGAGCAAATGCTTCTAGATCATTTTATAGTTATTACTTACACCATAGAGGAGAAGTATGATTGTGCATTAGATTATTTACGAAGTTGTGCTTCTCTACTTTCTGTCAGTGATAACTTATCAAGTAGATTGGCAACTCTATCAATTGATTTGGCTAGAGTATTTGTAATGAAGGAAGAGTATCTATGTGCATTTACAGTATTGTACTACGTTGAACATTTTAAAGTAGAATTTAATTCTACGGGAAAAGATAATTTCTATCAAGATTTTTTTAAAAACCATGACTTATTGTATTTTTCATACCTCAAATACACCCGGATCTTAGGAAAACTTTATAGCATTCAAGATGAAAAATACTTCTATCTTACAACAACATCGCCACATATCAACTTACATAAATTGAATTCATCGATTTTACAAGAATGTTTATTTGATATTCTAAAATACCAAAAGCAAAGTCCTTTCATACTTAGAAGTCCTTTTATTGAAAAAATGATAAGTATGAAAGATAAAAGAAATCTATTAGATGAAGTGTTAACGGAGTTCAACAACTTGATTAGCTCAGGTGAGTTGTATGAAAGCAATCATATAGGTTTTTATAAAAATCTTATACAATTATCTGTTGGGTATGCCTATCTTGGAAAAAAAGGGGCATCACAAGAACTTAAAAACATGCAAGAGTTACAGGAGAGAAGAATAGGGTTAAATCATCTTGGTACTACACAAAAAATGTCTACTGAAAGTGAAAGAAAAAAATGTTTAGAAAAGGAAATAGAGAAAAAATCATTTCTTCCACAATCCAAAGTAGTTGATTTTGCTGTTGGTAATACTTTATATGAAGATAGTGTAAATCTATATTGTAGAAACAGTATAAGCTTTTTACACTATGTTGTCACTGCTAGCTCAGATATTATTGAATACCTTACAGATAAATGGGCTAATATGAATCTAAAATTCAGTAGTCTCTTAAATATTATTCCTAGCCTTTTAGAGCGAGGAGCTTGCATAAATCTACAAGATAAGCGTGGTAGGGGGGTTCTGCACTATGCTGTTATTGCTGGTCACCTAAATATTGTTAAATACTTTGTAGAAAAAGGAGCTAATGTAAATCTACAGGATAGAAATGGTGTTAGTCCTCTACAATACGCTGTTATCGCTGGTCGCTTAGATATTATTGAATACCTTTTAGAGCAAGGGGCTACTATGAATCTAGAATACAAAGATCTTTTGCGTTATTGTATTGCTATTCATGACCAAAATATTAAAGCGCAATCAATTATGTCCTCAGGCCCTTGTTCTTCAGACTTAAAAGTGCAATCACATAGAAAACAACAGAAGACAACTATACATTTAGGTAAGTCTAAGAAAAGAAGATTAGAAAATACAAGTGCAATATCTAATGAAAATACGCCGAATATACAACTGCTTCAAGATAACGTATCAGACACATCAATGCAATTTGAAGATCTTGATCATAGAATGCAAGGTGACATTTGTAATAAGTTAGAGGAAAAAGTTAATAGTCAATTGGAAAATAGTGACTCACAGCAGTTAGTTGACAATAGGTACTGGTGCATGCAATAA
- a CDS encoding IS110 family RNA-guided transposase: MINNFLGIDISKDRFDVSLSFISNKGKRETRKRSFKNNDHGFQGLLSFLQKHNVEQVKACMEATGCYSEALAEFLHNTGHFVSVVNPACIRFYAKSKLIRQKNDQTDAEIIADYCQRQEPIRWAPPSPELKKLKHLYRCSAALKDELTLVNNHLEKKERLPKEVANAWEDLAMNIKQKIERIKNSLRELLNKHKELLENFQLLLTIPGIGEESAVAILAEVPNIKAFKDARQLAAYAGAIPRNITSGTSVHAKPRLSKSGSRTLCKAMYFPAIVAKNHNPTIMTFCKRLKEKGKHNMAIVGAAMRKLLHIVFGVLRSKKAFDPDHIKNYRARSLAESLVL; this comes from the coding sequence ATGATCAACAACTTTTTGGGTATAGACATATCAAAAGATCGCTTTGATGTTTCTCTTTCATTCATAAGCAACAAAGGAAAACGTGAAACCAGGAAAAGGAGTTTCAAGAATAATGATCATGGGTTTCAAGGTTTACTGAGCTTTCTACAAAAGCATAATGTAGAACAAGTAAAAGCCTGCATGGAAGCTACTGGTTGTTATAGTGAAGCCTTAGCTGAATTTCTACACAATACTGGACATTTTGTGAGTGTTGTTAATCCAGCTTGTATAAGATTTTATGCAAAAAGTAAGCTTATACGACAAAAGAATGATCAGACTGATGCAGAGATAATTGCCGATTATTGCCAAAGACAGGAACCTATTCGTTGGGCACCACCTTCTCCTGAGTTAAAGAAATTAAAGCATCTTTATCGTTGCTCGGCTGCGTTAAAAGATGAATTGACATTAGTAAATAACCACTTAGAAAAAAAAGAGAGACTGCCTAAAGAAGTTGCAAATGCTTGGGAAGACCTTGCAATGAACATAAAACAAAAAATAGAAAGAATAAAAAACTCCTTACGTGAACTATTAAATAAACACAAAGAATTGTTGGAAAATTTTCAACTTCTATTGACCATTCCAGGAATAGGAGAAGAATCAGCAGTAGCTATTTTGGCTGAAGTTCCTAACATAAAAGCTTTCAAGGATGCCAGGCAATTGGCAGCATATGCTGGAGCTATACCACGAAATATAACGTCAGGTACGTCTGTACATGCCAAGCCCAGATTAAGTAAATCCGGTTCACGAACATTATGTAAGGCAATGTACTTTCCTGCCATAGTAGCTAAGAATCATAATCCTACTATTATGACTTTTTGCAAAAGGTTAAAAGAGAAAGGCAAGCATAACATGGCCATTGTGGGAGCTGCAATGCGTAAGTTACTCCATATTGTTTTTGGTGTTTTAAGGTCAAAGAAGGCTTTTGATCCAGATCATATCAAAAACTACAGAGCTAGGAGTTTGGCTGAAAGTTTAGTGCTTTAA
- the ychF gene encoding redox-regulated ATPase YchF, which produces MSFNCGIVGLPNIGKSTLFNALTESSAAEAANYPFCTIEPNVGKVPIRDQRLKQIAAIAHSGKIIYNQLEVVDIAGLVKGASKGEGLGNKFLSHIREVDAIVHLLRCFTDDDISHVNSKIDPISDAEIVEMELILADIDSIEKRLPQLEKKAKQGDKELKRQLELMQEVLATLKLGKPARSLENIDEDEMKLLQLLTTKPVMYVCNIEDTNIITGNELSKRVEKMAEENKSKFYCISAKLEADIANLDSEAEKQNFLSEFGLQESGLDGVARIMYGVLSMITFFTVGPKEARAWPIKIGSTADKAAGVIHTDFEKGFIKAETISFEDYIKYGSELACKDAGKIRFEGRDYIVQDGDIMHFRFNV; this is translated from the coding sequence ATGAGCTTTAACTGTGGCATAGTTGGACTGCCAAATATAGGAAAATCAACCTTATTTAATGCACTTACAGAGTCAAGTGCAGCCGAAGCTGCAAACTATCCTTTCTGTACAATCGAGCCAAATGTTGGCAAAGTGCCAATACGAGATCAGCGTTTGAAACAAATTGCCGCGATTGCTCACTCAGGGAAAATAATCTACAATCAACTGGAAGTTGTCGATATTGCCGGCTTGGTTAAGGGTGCGAGCAAGGGTGAAGGACTAGGAAATAAATTTTTGAGTCATATCAGAGAAGTTGATGCCATTGTTCATCTGCTCAGGTGCTTTACGGATGACGATATCAGCCATGTAAACAGTAAAATAGATCCAATATCAGATGCTGAAATAGTGGAAATGGAGTTAATTCTAGCTGATATTGATAGCATAGAAAAAAGGCTTCCTCAATTGGAAAAGAAAGCAAAGCAAGGTGATAAAGAGCTAAAGAGACAACTTGAATTAATGCAAGAGGTATTAGCTACTTTAAAATTAGGTAAACCGGCAAGAAGCTTGGAGAATATCGATGAAGATGAGATGAAGTTGCTTCAATTGCTAACAACAAAGCCTGTTATGTATGTATGCAATATTGAAGATACGAATATCATAACTGGTAATGAACTATCTAAAAGGGTAGAAAAAATGGCGGAAGAAAATAAAAGCAAATTTTATTGTATTTCAGCGAAACTTGAAGCAGATATTGCAAATCTTGATAGTGAAGCGGAAAAACAGAATTTTTTATCAGAATTTGGCTTACAAGAATCAGGACTTGATGGAGTAGCACGTATTATGTATGGAGTGCTAAGTATGATAACTTTTTTTACTGTGGGCCCCAAAGAAGCACGTGCATGGCCAATAAAGATAGGATCAACAGCTGACAAAGCAGCAGGTGTAATTCACACTGATTTTGAAAAGGGCTTTATAAAAGCAGAAACCATAAGCTTTGAAGACTATATAAAATATGGAAGCGAATTAGCTTGCAAAGATGCAGGGAAAATTCGCTTCGAAGGCAGAGATTATATCGTGCAAGATGGCGATATAATGCACTTTAGGTTTAATGTCTAA